Below is a genomic region from Lutra lutra chromosome 5, mLutLut1.2, whole genome shotgun sequence.
CCCCGACTGCCCAGTCTCCAGGGTCAGGTTTTCTGCGAGGGGGAAGTCCCAGGAGGCCGGACCAACTCCAGGAAGCTgcagtttgctttctttctcatgTCTGTTGTGACTCTCTTCATGGTTTCATTCCCATCGCCCTAATACCATCACTTAGGTactgatttcttccttttagCTTTGCCCCTTTAGTTCTGCTGATTatgtctcttttgtctttttatttttctgcttcttattCAGAgatttcttctgctttttgtttttccattactAGGTGATCATTCCCAAAAACTGATCAATGTTGTCCTTGGTTCTGTGCATCATTTCAAGTTGCCCTTATGCTAAACTGTTATGCAAGAATAGAAAAGCTCTTTGTTCCATTGAAAATCCAGGGCTCtaacattttaacattaactCCAAAGGGTCAGAAATTTTGGCATGTGCCATCTTGTATCCCCTGCAGCTAAAAATGGTACTTGATCATACAGTATgcagtcaataaacatttgtcaagTGAATAAGTAAATTTGGTTGTAATTCTTCCAGTTTCCTCTAAACAAAGTGAACaggtatcattttcattttcttgctttagTGTCACATTTGAAGACGAGGGGCACTGAGGATGAGAAATCAACTGAAAAGTATGAAAAtgttggaaatgcagaatctttGTGGCCAAAAGTGGAAGGTCTTCATAAGGATCGTATACAGGAATATAAGGTTGGTGAAACTTGTGACTGGAATAGCAAGGTAGAGAATCAGCTGCAAAATCCTGagggaaaaagaatgaaggaagacaAAAGTGGCATCAGGGAAAAGATCGACAAAGCCAAGAACGCAGCAAATATAAAGACGGAACAGGAAGACGAGGCATCTGAGAAAAGCTTACATCCAAGTTCAAAACATGTTATACACCAGACTCTCTCTGTAGAACAGAtaagcagtgaacaagacagatgtGTGGAGAACTTTAATGGAACCTCTCATCCTGGTCTGCAGCAGAAAACCAGTGCTGTTAAGAAGTCACACAAATGTGATGAGTGTGGGAAGTCTTTCAAATATAATTCCCGCCTCGTTCAACATAAAATTATGCACACTGGAGAAAAACGCTACGAGTGTGATGACTGTGGAGGGACTTTCCGGAGCAGCTCCAGTCTTCGAGTCCATAAAAGGATCCATACTGGGGAGAAGCCCTATAAGTGTGAGGAGTGTGGGAAGGCCTACATGTCCTACTCCAGCCTTATAAACCACAAAAGCACCCATTCTGGGGAAAAGAACTGTAAGTGTGATGAGTGTGGGAAATCCTTCAATTATAGCTCTGTTTTGGACCAGCATAAGAGGATCCACACAGGAGAAAAGCCCTATGAATGTGGTGAGTGTGGGAAGGCTTTCAGGAACAGCTCTGGTCTCAGAGTCCACAAAAGGATTCACACAGGGGAGAAGCCCTACGAATGTGACATCTGTGGGAAAACTTTCAGTAATAGCTCTGGCCTTAGGGTCCATAAGAGGATCCACACAGgtgagaaaccttatgaatgcgatgagtgtgggaaggccttcatTACTTGCAGAACACTTCTAAACCATAAAAGCATCCACTTTGGAGATAAACCTTATAAATGTGATGAATGTGAGAAATCGTTTAATTACAGCTCTCTCCTCATTCAGCATAAAGTgatccacactggagagaaaccttatgaatgtgatgaatgtgggaaggccttcaggAACAGCTCAGGCCTTATAGTGCACAAAAGGatccacacaggagagaaaccttacaagtGTGATGTCTGTGGCAAAGCGTTCAGCTATAGCTCAGGCCTTGCCGTTCATAAAAGCATTCACCCTGGGAAGAAAGCTCATGAATGTAAGGAGTGTGGAAAATCCTTCAGCTATAACTCACTTCTGCTTCAGCATAAGACcattcatactggagagagacCTTATGTATGTGATTTGTGTGGGAAAACTTTCAGGAACAATTCAGGCCTAAAGGTCCACAGGAGGCTCCATACTGGGGAAAAACCATATAAGTGTGACGTGTGTGGGAAAGCCTATATCTCACGCTCTAGCCTTAAAAACCACAAAGGAATCCATCTTGGGGAAAAGCCCTATAAATGTACCTATTGTGAGAAATCTTTCAATTACAGTTCTGCCCTTGAACAACATAAAAGGATTCATACAAGGGAGAAACCTTTTGGGTGTGATgagtgtggaaaagccttcagaaATAATTCAGGCCTTAAAGTACATAAACGGATCCATACTGGGGAGAGACCTTACAAATGTgaagaatgtgggaaagcctaCATCTCACTCTCAAGCCTTATAAATCATAAAAGTGTACACCCTGGGGAAAAACCCTATAAGTGTGATGAGTGTGAAAAAGCCTTCATCACATACCGAACCCTTATAAACCACAAAAAAATCCATCTTGGGGAGAAGCCCTACAAATGTGATGTATGTGAGAAATCTTTTAATTACACTTCACTCCTTTCTCAACACAAAAGGGTCCACACTAgagagaaaccttatgaatgcGACAGGTGTGAGAAGGTCTTCAGAAACAACTCGAGCCTTAAAGTGCATAAAAGAATCCATACTGGGGAGAAGCCCTATGAGTGTGATGTATGTGGAAAAGCCTACATCTCACACTCAAGCCTTATTAACCATAAAAGTACCCACCCTGGCAAGACACCTTTCACATGTGATGAATGTGGAAAAGCTTTTTTCTCAAGCAGAACTCTTCTAAGCCATAAAAGAGTCCATCTTGGGGAGAAGCCCTTCAAATGTATCGAGTGTGGGAAATCTTTCAATTACAGTTCACTCCTTTCTCAACACAAGAGGATCCACACAGGGGAAAAACCTTATATATGTGATAGGTGTGGGAAGGCGTTCAGGAACAGCTCAGGCCTCACAGTGCATAAAAGGATTCACACAGgcgagaaaccctatgaatgtgaTGAGTGTGGGAAGGCATACATCTCACACTCAAGTCTCATTAACCATAAAAGTGTCCATCGTGGGCAGCAGCCCTATAATTGCGAGTGTGGGAAGTCCTTCAATTACAGATCAGTTCTTGACCAACACAAAAGGATCCACACTGGAAAGAAGCCATACCGATGTAATGACTGTGGGAAGGCTTTTAATATCCGATCGAATCTCACCAAGCACAAAAGAATCCATACTGGAGAGGAGTCTTTCAGTGTGACTGCTGTGGGGAGTCACAGTGACACATCACAGAAGAGAACTTATGAGGGAGGGAGTACTCTGGATATGACCAACATGAGCATATCTGTAGGTGGCCGAGCTTACCAAGTCTCAGctcaaatggaagaaaaacctTATGAATGTATGAACATCTGAgctctttgttcatttgtaatTTACATAGTGTACATGAGACTGCCAGTGCTCTTCGGGGTGATCTGCATCACAGCCAACAAGGAAGCCTCCAGTGTCAAGGTAGTTGAGCCTGGATGAGACACAGTTTGTCCTGGGGATAAAACCGATCCAAGTAACAGTGATTTAAAAACCTTCCAAACAAGCAGACATTTCTGGACATAAAACACATGGATGAGGAAAGAACTTAGAGTTCATATAATTACCATCAGAAAGCTCATATTTGGGTAAATTTTGTGAATAGAAATGGGGGAAATTCAGGTATAGCTTTGAATCCTAATTATACATTGGTCGGTGGGAAAAATACAAGGAGGGCCTCCCAACAGGCAAATTCAGGAGAGAGATAGGCTTCAgggaataaaaatttatttaatagtgGTGATTGTAAAGTATAAATTTGATATAATTGAGTAATTTGTGAGGGGTGATGataaattttgaaacaaattggATTTGTTGTAGGAAGAATAAAAAGTATAGACATGAATCTAGCAggaaatagtaatttaaaaaatgtaagttgaTTGGACTATACAGTTGTAATGAAATACACTGAATgggcaaaactttttaaaaattttcaaatgaaccCCCTCAATGAATGATGAATTGTGGTGAGTGAAAACATCACACATCATGCTACACATACAAGGTTCTACCATAACCAGAAATTCAGCACATTAAATAACTAATGGAACACGTCTTCAACATGAATTTGCACCTACACAAAAATATTTGATTCAGGGATTCCTGTGAATAGGAATGCTGAGAAAGAGATTTTATTGGAAAAGCTAGAAAGCTAAGTACCTATTGATAATTGAGGGATTGGAGGAAATTCATGATTCTTAATATTCCTGTTAAATGTTTGATTGTTTTGGAATGTGTTATTGTAAAGATTTCATGCACTACATGTGTGTATTGTCTGTTGTAAAATGTTATGAATACTTTGTCCAGGGCTCACTCTGTCTTGGCCATGAAAAGCCAGATAGATATGGTGAGGTAAGGTGGAAGTCCAATAAAGAAACTCTTCAAAAGTGAACAGGCTCTGACTGACTGGAGATGGAACGGTACACAGAGAAAACAGTTTGCGTGTCACATCTTTGTGAGGTAAGTGAGACCAGATGTGAGGCAGGGAGGACAGCAGGGGACTTATCCCATAGGGCTAGTAGCTCAGGTTTCACAAGAAATTATGTGGTGTCTCTACCAGGAGACGTGCAGAATGGACTGATCCTCATACTGGGCCTGGGTCATAGCTCCTGGGAGTGGGCAGGCTATGGGGCTGATCTGTCACCTCACACAAATACTTCCTTTGGGAACAGAACttaacaaaatgtggtttatgtGTTAAAGCTGTTAACAAGGTGACTCAAAGGGTAAAAGGAGTCTTCTGAGCGTTAAGTAAGCTGTCCAAGAATACTTTGGATAGCGCCTGTCTGTAGAGGCTAAATCCTGGTCTTATCTGGGGCTCCAAAATCCATTCTCCCTACCAGAGAGCAGTCTCCTCTAGCTGATAGTTTCCTGGCTTTCTAGCCGCAttctagtctctcatggtttcccTGACCCTCTCTAGGTGTATAATTCTTCCACTTTGTCTCCAGCCTCCACCAGTAAGTTTTGatagaaggggagggacagagctaggaaaggaagaggggaagagtaTTTCTGCCACTCAGCTCCACTTACATCACTGCCACACTTGTTATGTCCATCTTGGAACACTGACCCTCTCCACAGACTTGGATTAATGGATTCAGCAATTACTCACTGAGGATCTGCTAGGCACAATCCCCTCTCCTAGGAGCTAGGCAGCAGGAGTAAATAAAGGGTAGGTAAGGGAGAAAGTCCTCAAGAAAATCACATTAATGAATACTGAACTGAACTCTGCAGTGTTGAGCGGAGAGTGACCACCACCAAAGGGGAAGAGGGCCAGTAACACGCTGCTCAAGCTGATCTCACAAGATTTCCACTTGTGCCAGGTGGACTTTGTGGCACAGATTCAACGAGCTGTTCAGACTGGAGATGTTTAGGGAGCACCATCCGCCACCTCTTTCCAGAGAAAATGCCTGATGCGCAAGAAGAAAAACTTGCCAACATGTAGGTAAATCTAAACACTCTTTTCAAAAGGCAGAGTCTAATGCAAAGGACTAAAGATAGAATTGAAATGTtggggatgccagggtggctcagttaagctgctgccttcgactcaggtcatgggtTCGAGtgctgcatggggctccttgcttggcggggaccctgcttctccctctgctggctctgcctacactccctctgcttatgctcactctctctgacaaataaataaaatctttggaaaaaaaaaaaaagaattgaaatgttGGACCCTAGTAGGTTAAATTGGAAGCTGGAAGATCCACATGAAAGTGCCCCAAAGTGCTTGTGTTATTTCTGGGGAGGTCAAGATGCTCTTAGCTCTGCATTTTGTTACACTAACTATGGTAAAATGTCATGGGCAAACCAGAAGGATCAGGTGTACGAAGTATCTAAAGATCTGGGCTGGAGAACCTCAAAATctggaaagagaataaaacaacACTGAAAAGGCAGGGCAGTACCTTCTGGAAAAGGTGGGCTAAGTTAGTTGGGTCAGTTTCATACCAACAGCCATGaaagtctgcatttttaaaaatgtaaatggcatGCCACCCTTCCTCTCAAGAGAGCATTGAGGATAAAAAGACTGTAGTTTAAACAGACAGGACAGTTTAAAAATGAGATCCTGTCACCAGAGAGGGGAACACCAAAGCAACTTCTGTCCTAAACTGTCAGCTGATGCTGCAGAGCTGGGTCCCACTTAACCAGCCTCAGGATAACCCTGGGGCTATACCCTGTTAACCAGCCAcagggagtgagagagacaaGGTCAGGGCCAGACCCACCCACAATGGAGAGTCTTATACAAGAACTTTCTGAAGTTAAGCTGGGTTCCCAAAGTGCCACATCCTCAAGAGAAACCATCCCTCCATCCCAGGGGGCTGTAGAGAAAGTGGCTGTTTACCTGATCAGAGCagtagaaaagaaagggaaaagaaaatctcccCAACACCTTGTGGGTCGCTGACCAACCCTTATGACCCAGGTAAACACAACCTGAGCCCCAGCCAAAGCAACACAAGACATCTTTGGAAGAGGACTTCTTCAACTAGACCTCAGGGaacattttaaagttcatttttcagGAGCAGTTAATAAGTATGAGAAGATAATCAGGCACAAGGGGAAAAGGCAACAtgacaaaaccagaaaagaacagattcATATAGACTTCACATACTatcagttactttttaaaatttttttgttttattttggctttttttggCGTGGGgggctcttttaaaaaaacaactgcttaaaatatttaaagatgtatttggCTACAGATtggaacaaaatttaaaaaattggtgaaCTCAAAGGTAAAGGTGAAGAAATTATCCAGAATGCAGTGCAGGGTtagaaaaatatgggaaaatagagaaaggaaggtTTCAGTGGGAAGTTTTACATGCAAATATATGTAAAGTTACAGTCTCAGAAGGCAAGGACAGAAAAAAGAGGGCCAAAGGGACTGggactgagaattttccagagcTGATGAAAAACGTCTGCAGATTGAAAAGCCCAAAGAATGAATTTACAAAAATCAcatctaagggtgcctgggtggctcagtgggctaaagcctctgcctctgcctggctcaggtcatgatcccagggttctgggatcgagtcccacattgggctctctgctcagcggggagcctgcttcccccctctctctctctgcctgcctctctgccaacttgtctctgtcaaataaataaaatctcaaaaaaaaaaaaaaccacatcacACATCATAGTGTAACTgcggaaaaagaaaaaaattaacagctaAGGAGAAATTACCTTCAAAGGGCAGGAGACTTCTCAGCAACAACAGAAGAAAGATTGGAATGAAAACATGAGTGTAAAGGTAGACAATGACCATCTGCCCGAACATTCACACCCAGTGAAAATACCTCTCGAGAGTGaggacaaaataaatacattttagaacaaaacttgtttcattttcccctgccGACCCTCACTAAGAGCAATTCTAAAGAAGGCATTTTAATACAGAAAGAGAGTGATCCCAGATGATGTTCTGAGATGcaaaaaggaagagcaaagagtAAGAGCTATGTAGGCAAAtgtaaatgaacattttttgtaCAAAACAATAAAGATTTAAAGTTGTTAAGATAGACTCAAAATACCAGACAACAATAATATCTGTCAAGAGAGAGTAAAAAAGGATTCAAGTATAATATGATGTAAGGCTTTGGTTAATATCATACACATTGTAAAATCCAGGGGAATcatgaaatagaatatatatttttaatactagtagaggaaaaatgaatttttttaaagattttatttatttgacagagatcacaagaaggcagagaggcaggcagggagagagagggggaagcaagctccttgctgagcagagagcccgatgcggggctcgatcccaggaccctggaatcacgacctgagccgaaagcagaggctttaacccactgagccacccaggcaccctggaaaaatgagtttttaagagatcaattaaaaacaacaggagaaggagaaggaaaaacagtggCAGATCTTAAGCTAAAAATAcg
It encodes:
- the ZFP62 gene encoding zinc finger protein 62 homolog isoform X2, with the protein product MSHLKTRGTEDEKSTEKYENVGNAESLWPKVEGLHKDRIQEYKVGETCDWNSKVENQLQNPEGKRMKEDKSGIREKIDKAKNAANIKTEQEDEASEKSLHPSSKHVIHQTLSVEQISSEQDRCVENFNGTSHPGLQQKTSAVKKSHKCDECGKSFKYNSRLVQHKIMHTGEKRYECDDCGGTFRSSSSLRVHKRIHTGEKPYKCEECGKAYMSYSSLINHKSTHSGEKNCKCDECGKSFNYSSVLDQHKRIHTGEKPYECGECGKAFRNSSGLRVHKRIHTGEKPYECDICGKTFSNSSGLRVHKRIHTGEKPYECDECGKAFITCRTLLNHKSIHFGDKPYKCDECEKSFNYSSLLIQHKVIHTGEKPYECDECGKAFRNSSGLIVHKRIHTGEKPYKCDVCGKAFSYSSGLAVHKSIHPGKKAHECKECGKSFSYNSLLLQHKTIHTGERPYVCDLCGKTFRNNSGLKVHRRLHTGEKPYKCDVCGKAYISRSSLKNHKGIHLGEKPYKCTYCEKSFNYSSALEQHKRIHTREKPFGCDECGKAFRNNSGLKVHKRIHTGERPYKCEECGKAYISLSSLINHKSVHPGEKPYKCDECEKAFITYRTLINHKKIHLGEKPYKCDVCEKSFNYTSLLSQHKRVHTREKPYECDRCEKVFRNNSSLKVHKRIHTGEKPYECDVCGKAYISHSSLINHKSTHPGKTPFTCDECGKAFFSSRTLLSHKRVHLGEKPFKCIECGKSFNYSSLLSQHKRIHTGEKPYICDRCGKAFRNSSGLTVHKRIHTGEKPYECDECGKAYISHSSLINHKSVHRGQQPYNCECGKSFNYRSVLDQHKRIHTGKKPYRCNDCGKAFNIRSNLTKHKRIHTGEESFSVTAVGSHSDTSQKRTYEGGSTLDMTNMSISVGGRAYQVSAQMEEKPYECMNI